The genomic region CCGTACCCGATCTGGTACGTAACGCTCTTCTGGCTGTTGAGCGTCATAGCCACCGTGCGGTGGTGGGAGCGCGGGCAAACGTGGCATTGGTTGATCGCCGGTGCCTGTACCGGCGTGGTGTTCACCTTCAAGCCCAACAGCGGGTTACTCAATCTCGCGGTGTTGTTGATCGCCCTGACCCGTCTACAGCGGCCGCAGGAGAATAACCCCGAAGTCGGCGGCGGTGTCCGGGGCCTGCTCGTTGCCGGCGAGCGCAGCCTGCGTTGGCTGATTCCCTGGGGGTTGGCGCTGGCGCTGACCCTGCTGTTCATCCGCGGTGCCGGCAGCGGGCGCCGCGAGGCGCTGCTGTTTGCGCTGCCGCTGGTGGTGCTGGTGGCCTACCAGCACGTGACTGCGCGCGGGCGCCGACTGGCGCGGGCGGTGGCGCCGCTAGCGATCTGGCGGGACCTGCTGTTGCTGGCGATCGGCTTCGCCGTCGTGATTCTGCCGTGGGTGGCCTACTTCTGGAGCCAGCTCGGCACCCGGCCGTTCTTGCGCGCGGTCCTATTCCTCGGCACCAATTTCGACCGCTTCTACTTCATGCCGTACCCCGAACTTGGGCAGGTGGACGCTGCTCTGGGCGTGGCGATCTTCGCGGCTTGGGCGGTGGGCGTGATGATTCGGCACGGCTGGCTACCGCTGCGACTGGTCGGCGGCGCAATCGCGTTGGTGCTGCTGGCCGCGTTCGCCTGGCTGTTGCGCCACCCGCCGCCGATGGTGGAAGGCTTCCAGATCTCGGTGGTGACCCGGCTGCGTAGCGTCGCTTTCGGGATCATCTTGGTGGCCGAGTGGTTGGCGATCGGCATCTACCTCGCCCCCGGAATTCGCGCTGGTCGCGCCGCCGCCGCGCAGCCGGACGCGGACCCGCGCCAGAACACCCACGCGGGCCTGCTGCTGCTCCTGCTGTTGTCGGCGGTGCTGATGCACATGCAGCTCTATCCGCGGACGGATTTCATGCACCTGGTGCCGGCTTGCCCGGGCATTCTGGTGTTGGTGGCGTGGCTGCTGGAGCGCTTGGCGCGTCAATGGGCGGCGGGCGCGCGCACCGCGCTGGGCCGCGGCGCGGTGGCGGCGGCGGCCGTGGCCCCGTTGTACCTCCTGGTCGTGATTCTGATCGCCCCCGCGCTGGTGCGCATTAGCTATCTGGCGCGCGCGTGGTGGGAGCACGATGCCAGTGCGCTCGTGCGGCTGGACAATCCCCGCGCGCCGTTGGTGCTGGAGCCGGCTGCGGGCGAACCGTTCGAGTCATTGTCGGCCGCGGCCCGTTACCTGACCGAGCACGCGCGGCCCGACGAGTTCGTCTTCAGCTTCCCGGCGCTGGATCTGGTGAGCTTTCTGGCCGACCGGCAAAATCCGACCCGGCACGGCTACTTCTATCCCGGCTGGCCTGGGCGCGAGGTGGAGGCCGAAGTCATTGACTCATTGCGCGCCCGGCAGCCGCGCTACATCGTCGCCCTGCATGGCCACGCCATGTTCTTCATGTCGGCGCCGATCTACTACTTCAACCTGCGCCAGTACGTTACCGACAACTATCGGCTAGAGCGCAGGATCGGCAATCTGGACCTGTTGGCCCCGAATCACGCCGCCGGCCCGCCGGCAGCGGAGGGGATGGGCGATACCACCTTGAGCAATGCTATCACTCGCTGGCGGGCTGAGCTGCAGCACCACGCGGGCAAGCGCGCGCGGCGTGTGGAGGCGGTGTTGGGCCGACTCTCTGCGGCCGACACTGCCGCGCTGGCTGCCACCGTGACCGCGCTCGATGCGCCGGCCCAGCGGGTAGTGGCCGGTCTGATTCGCAAGAGCCGCAGTGCTGAAGGGGCGGCGGCTCTGGCGCTGGCGTTGGAGGAGCCGTGGCTCGATCCAACCATGCGCGAGCTGTTTCTGCGCGCCATTAGCGAAGTCGGCGATCTGCGGTCCGTGGCGCCGTTGTTGCGCCTGCTCAAGACCGCCGAGCCCAGCCAGCTCGGCGGTATCAGCGGCAGCCTTTTTACCCTGGCATCGCGCTCCTGGCTCGAAGACTACTGGTACGCGCCACCCGCGCGGCAGGCGGCAGAAATCCTCGAGGCCACGACTCTCAACCAGATTGTTCATTGGTTGGATAATCCGTGGGAGTCGCCGGCGCTGCGCTCTTTCGCGATTCGCGTTGCCGGTTGGCTCGGTGACCGTGCGGCCATTCCGTTCCTGGTCCGACTCGCCGGTGATCCGAACGAGGTGCCCAACCTGCGCGTCGACGCCGCGCACAGCTTGGTGGAGCTGGGTTTTGGAACGCAGATGCTTTCAGCCATAGCCGGGCTGATACAGATCGACCCGCTGGTGCCTGCCGTCTTGACGGTGAAGCTGTATCCGCAGGCGCCGGCGTTGGCGCGTGCCTTGGTGGCCAAGGCGATGCGGGTGCCTAATGACGGCCTACGGGCGGAGGCCTTCTGGGTGGCGGCGGCGACGCATGACCCCGGGCTGATTGAGTCGCTACAGTATGGCTTGCAGGATGCGGTACCTGAGATCCGCATCGCTGCCGCCTGGGCACTCGCCAACGAAGGCGCGGTCGAGAGCATACCCGCGCTCGAACAACTCGCCCGCGACGGCAATGACCAGGTGGCCGCCGTCGCCGCGCGTGCGGTGAGGAGGGTGAAGGGGGTGAGGGGTGGGGAATGAGGCGTAAGGGGTTAGGGGCTGAGCCAAGGCAGGAGCCACCGCGATTATGGCGTCCGGCTGCCGCAGTATATGAAGTTCGAGATCGTCGGTCGGATCGAGCCTGTTGAGGTCATTGCCGCGGGACCGGGCGTGCGTGTTCGACGGGCTGCGCAGGGCATACGGCGCCGCGCGGTGGCGGAAGTTGAAGGGGATTGCGACGGTTCGCTTGCCGAACGGGGCGCTGCACCGGGTTGAAATCCATTGGTATGAAGCGCACGGTATCGGGCGACGGGATATGAAGATCAAGCACTACCTGTCGGAGAAGCCATGAAGCAGCCTGCGAAACCGTT from Deltaproteobacteria bacterium harbors:
- a CDS encoding HEAT repeat domain-containing protein — its product is MRREKLSGTAALWGGLMLALPVAYFAALAPYGLNVDDEGTLLYQIYRTYLGQVLYVDFHAGYTPGLFYWNAALFSLFGVNVVVLRLCLAVVNGLSVYCLYWLARRLGASPVAAAVAGLVYLAFIPYYDGQFAAFNIPYPIWYVTLFWLLSVIATVRWWERGQTWHWLIAGACTGVVFTFKPNSGLLNLAVLLIALTRLQRPQENNPEVGGGVRGLLVAGERSLRWLIPWGLALALTLLFIRGAGSGRREALLFALPLVVLVAYQHVTARGRRLARAVAPLAIWRDLLLLAIGFAVVILPWVAYFWSQLGTRPFLRAVLFLGTNFDRFYFMPYPELGQVDAALGVAIFAAWAVGVMIRHGWLPLRLVGGAIALVLLAAFAWLLRHPPPMVEGFQISVVTRLRSVAFGIILVAEWLAIGIYLAPGIRAGRAAAAQPDADPRQNTHAGLLLLLLLSAVLMHMQLYPRTDFMHLVPACPGILVLVAWLLERLARQWAAGARTALGRGAVAAAAVAPLYLLVVILIAPALVRISYLARAWWEHDASALVRLDNPRAPLVLEPAAGEPFESLSAAARYLTEHARPDEFVFSFPALDLVSFLADRQNPTRHGYFYPGWPGREVEAEVIDSLRARQPRYIVALHGHAMFFMSAPIYYFNLRQYVTDNYRLERRIGNLDLLAPNHAAGPPAAEGMGDTTLSNAITRWRAELQHHAGKRARRVEAVLGRLSAADTAALAATVTALDAPAQRVVAGLIRKSRSAEGAAALALALEEPWLDPTMRELFLRAISEVGDLRSVAPLLRLLKTAEPSQLGGISGSLFTLASRSWLEDYWYAPPARQAAEILEATTLNQIVHWLDNPWESPALRSFAIRVAGWLGDRAAIPFLVRLAGDPNEVPNLRVDAAHSLVELGFGTQMLSAIAGLIQIDPLVPAVLTVKLYPQAPALARALVAKAMRVPNDGLRAEAFWVAAATHDPGLIESLQYGLQDAVPEIRIAAAWALANEGAVESIPALEQLARDGNDQVAAVAARAVRRVKGVRGGE